One window from the genome of Salvia miltiorrhiza cultivar Shanhuang (shh) chromosome 7, IMPLAD_Smil_shh, whole genome shotgun sequence encodes:
- the LOC130995852 gene encoding uncharacterized protein LOC130995852, with product MGTKVDSKSYFPGYYSMRDLNEDSSSSSWPLCYGDKAISNGQYYNGFMPRTAMDGYPGYGKDALKQKMLEHEAVFKNQVYELHRLYRIQRDMMEEYRRKELHRIRPSIEPSSSSSLRGPQVPSEEARKWHMTGFPMLNSTYERTSISGIEIANSPMSCTKGNTNLQPGQFPFQNGSSSVKDSELLDSRPLKVRKKLFDLELPADEYVDTDEGKESLDCKGSHVSSYAHNGNLKSGPETQKSSPVGHIGATTNCRIDVSASGSCLRNPIRLADLNEPIDVEEATAPSSTDFFGHSSINRPSNGVNQHAISNAGFLGANAKTAHYRDGFLTNSSVESKVNERGPLSHIYEAGSSKSNFNSVTPSLQQEKSHPVQCMLNPHDHPPGIYLTRHSREESWREGNHHHLESSDRNRDHSNNRFMGPHMASHAPGSDPFFSLSYFSGTWAHAVSSWAKPAKNFTQKMTALDSCLNPAAAMDRGLQISAECRENFGGKWHAGDDFRLNPGLGGEVSTRNGFYQGSASGSKEIKVHLPSPGFDYLNCSRGENVASDRMTNHGYGNFPKGSSFADSKPAIDINLNEVVSKSSSNEVTVLQDVATVDEKGKPEGQLSSLPWLKNKPARANDAANSRSYVRDSSNQLSWKAETVTDLNEPFTPTVNMDSSETKTEMITRNQNVKKILGFPIFEAGDLKNEPFSHVSTSASFSCPRDGNGVVKERKNRVIDINLECEPEEEAVEKEKQTKCGVVRDFIDLNSCITDCEDALAPSYESKTANSKVILDIDLESPVLPEKESNEDAAGAVVSLLSENKTDSSQDEVLRTAAEAIVAMSSSCPKIHLEESDSIDLLEASLAESFVWFVNAVSSCPDESAFADKDGLPKDLSVEMDDFEAMTLQIPETKEEDYMPTPFVPDVLKNEDAGGNTVTRPRRGQSRRGRQRRDFQRDILPGLTSLSRHEVTEDIQTFGGMMRATGHHWVSGLARRNGTRNGSGRGRRRAVVETVPAATPTPLIQQLNSIEAGLEDRSLTGWGKTPRRPRRQRCPAAGNPPAVVLT from the exons GTTTATGAACTCCACCGTCTTTACCGGATCCAAAGAGATATGATGGAAGAATACAGAAGGAAAGAACTTCATAGAATCCGACCATCAATAGAACCATCGTCATCATCAAGTCTCAGAGGGCCTCAAGTGCCCTCAGAAGAAGCTCGGAAATGGCACATGACGGGCTTTCCTATGTTAAATTCTACTTATGAAAGAACATCTATCTCTGGGATTGAAATTGCTAATTCTCCTATGAGTTGTACCAAAGGGAACACCAACTTGCAACCTGGTCAGTTCCCATTCCAGAATGGGTCTTCTTCTGTAAAAGACTCCGAACTGTTAGACTCAAGACCGTTGAAGGTGAGGAAGAAGTTGTTCGATCTTGAACTACCAGCGGATGAATACGTTGATACTGATGAAGGCAAAGAGTCACTGGATTGCAAAGGCTCTCATGTATCAAGTTATGCTCACAACGGAAATCTGAAAAGTGGACCTGAAACTCAGAAGTCATCTCCTGTTGGGCATATTGGTGCAACAACTAATTGTAGGATAGATGTCTCAGCTTCTGGTTCTTGTCTGAGGAACCCTATTAGATTGGCTGATCTAAACGAACCCATTGATGTTGAAGAGGCAACTGCTCCTTCGTCAACTGATTTCTTTGGTCATAGCTCAATCAATCGACCTAGTAATGGTGTAAATCAGCATGCTATATCAAACGCAGGTTTTTTAGGTGCAAATGCCAAAACAGCACATTACCGGGATGGTTTTTTGACTAATTCGTCTGTTGAGAGTAAAGTTAATGAAAGGGGACCTCTCTCCCATATTTATGAAGCAG GGTCCAGCAAAAGTAACTTCAATTCAGTAACTCCCAGTCTTCAGCAAGAGAAGTCTCATCCAGTGCAATGCATGCTCAATCCACACGATCATCCTCCTGGAATTTATCTGACTCGACATAGTAGAGAAGAGTCTTGGAGGGAGGGAAACCACCATCATCTCGAATCTTCTGATAGAAATCGCGATCACTCCAATAATAGATTCATGGGGCCCCATATGGCTTCTCACGCCCCTGGTTCAGACCCATTCTTTAGTTTGTCTTATTTTTCTGGTACCTGGGCCCATGCCGTCTCATCCTGGGCGAAGCCAGCTAAAAACTTTACTCAGAAGATGACCGCCTTGGATTCATGTCTGAATCCTGCTGCAGCAATGGATAGAGGACTGCAGATTTCAGCAGAGTGCCGGGAAAACTTTGGAGGAAAGTGGCATGCGGGTGATGACTTCAGGCTGAACCCTGGTTTGGGAGGTGAAGTGTCGACACGGAATGGGTTTTACCAAGGATCTGCCTCAgggtcaaaagaaataaaagttcACTTGCCCTCGCCGGGCTTTGATTACCTTAACTGTAGTAGGGGTGAAAATGTAGCATCTGACCGCATGACTAATCATGGATACGGGAATTTTCCTAAAGGATCCTCCTTTGCAGATTCAAAGCCTGCAATAGATATTAACTTGAATGAGGTGGTTTCAAAGAGCTCGTCTAATGAGGTAACAGTCCTGCAAGATGTTGCTACAGTAGATGAAAAAGGTAAGCCCGAGGGCCAACTATCTTCATTGCCCTGGCTTAAAAATAAGCCGGCCCGTGCTAATGATGCTGCAAATTCTAGAAGCTACGTCCGTGATTCTTCCAATCAATTGTCTTGGAAGGCTGAAACAGTTACAGATCTAAATGAGCCATTCACCCCTACAGTTAACATGGATTCGAGTGAGACGAAGACAGAGATGATTACCAGGAACCAGAATGTTAAGAAAATTCTGGGGTTTCCGATTTTTGAAGCTGGTGATCTGAAAAATGAGCCCTTTTCCCATGTTTCCACCTCGGCAAGTTTTAGTTGCCCTCGTGATGGAAATGGTGTTGTTAAGGAAAGGAAGAATAGAGTAATTGATATAAATCTAGAGTGTGAACCAGAAGAAGAGGCTGTGGAGAAAGAAAAGCAAACAAAATGTGGCGTTGTCAGAGACTTCATCGACTTGAACTCGTGTATAACTGACTGTGAAGATGCTTTAGCACCTTCTTACGAGAGCAAGACTGCCAACAGTAAGGTGATTCTCGACATAGATTTGGAATCTCCTGTTCTTCCGGAGAAAGAGTCCAATGAGGATGCTGCAGGTGCTGTAGTATCCTTACTGTCGGAGAATAAAACTGATTCATCACAGGACGAGGTTCTTAGAACTGCAGCTGAAGCGATCGTTGCCATGTCATCATCCTGTCCGAAAATCCATCTAGAGGAGAGTGACAGCATTGATCTTCTGGAAGCTTCTTTGGCAGAATCGTTCGTGTGGTTTGTCAATGCTGTGTCCTCATGTCCAGATGAAAGTGCGTTCGCAGATAAAGATGGCTTGCCAAAGGATTTATCTGTGGAGATGGACGATTTTGAGGCAATGACGTTGCAAATTCCAGAGACGAAGGAGGAAGATTACATGCCAACACCCTTCGTACCTGATGTCCTGAAGAATGAAGACGCTGGGGGCAATACAGTAACAAGGCCCCGAAGGGGTCAGTCGAGGAGAGGGAGGCAGCGGAGGGACTTCCAAAGGGATATCCTTCCCGGTCTGACATCATTGTCGCGCCATGAGGTGACTGAGGATATCCAGACATTTGGGGGTATGATGAGAGCCACAGGGCATCACTGGGTTTCGGGGCTGGCTAGAAGAAACGGCACCAGAAATGGGAGTGGTCGGGGCAGGAGACGAGCTGTGGTGGAGACGGTCCCTGCTGCCACTCCGACTCCACTGATACAGCAACTCAACAGCATTGAAGCTGGTTTGGAGGATAGAAGCCTAACAGGGTGGGGGAAGACGCCGAGGCGCCCCAGAAGACAGAGATGCCCTGCAGCAGGTAACCCTCCTGCTGTGGTGTTAACTTAA